A single window of Mycobacterium sp. ITM-2016-00318 DNA harbors:
- the glnA gene encoding type I glutamate--ammonia ligase, translating to MAEKTADDVMKQIKDEEVDYVDIRFCDLPGVVQHFSIPASAFDESVFEDGLAFDGSSVRGFQSIHESDMMLLPDPVTARIDPFREAKTLNLNFFVHDPFTREAYSRDPRNVARKAENYLASTGIADTCFFGAEAEFYIFDSVAFDSQMNGTFYEIDSEAGWWNTGEPFESDGSPNRGYKVRPKGGYFPVAPYDHYVDLRDKMCTNLQNAGFTLERGHHEVGTAGQAEINYKFNTLLHAADDLVLFKYIIKNTAWQAGKTVTFMPKPLFGDNGSGMHAHQSLWKDGNPLFHDESGYAGLSDTARHYIGGILHHAPSLLAFTNPTVNSYKRLVPGYEAPINLVYSQRNRSACVRIPITGNNPKAKRLEFRCPDSSGNPYLAFAAMMMAGLDGIKKKMEPQAPVDKDLYELPPDEAAGIPQAPTSLSAVIDKLEEDHEYLTEGGVFTEDLIETWISYKRENEILPIQIRPHPYEIALYYDV from the coding sequence GTGGCAGAAAAGACCGCCGACGACGTCATGAAGCAGATCAAGGACGAGGAAGTCGACTACGTCGACATCCGGTTCTGCGACCTGCCGGGCGTCGTCCAACACTTCTCGATCCCGGCGTCGGCCTTCGACGAGAGCGTGTTCGAGGATGGTTTGGCGTTCGACGGCTCGTCGGTTCGCGGCTTCCAGTCCATCCACGAGTCGGACATGATGCTGCTGCCCGATCCTGTGACGGCGCGCATCGACCCGTTTCGCGAGGCGAAGACGCTCAACCTCAACTTCTTCGTGCACGACCCGTTCACCCGCGAGGCGTACTCGCGCGATCCGCGCAACGTCGCCCGCAAGGCGGAGAACTATCTGGCCAGCACCGGTATCGCCGACACGTGCTTCTTCGGCGCAGAGGCCGAGTTCTACATCTTCGACTCGGTGGCCTTCGACTCGCAGATGAACGGCACGTTCTACGAGATCGACTCTGAGGCCGGCTGGTGGAACACCGGCGAGCCGTTCGAGTCCGACGGCAGCCCGAACCGCGGCTACAAGGTTCGCCCGAAGGGCGGCTACTTCCCCGTCGCGCCGTACGACCACTACGTCGACCTGCGCGACAAGATGTGCACCAACCTGCAGAATGCGGGCTTCACCCTGGAGCGCGGCCACCACGAGGTGGGCACCGCGGGCCAGGCGGAGATCAACTACAAGTTCAATACGCTGCTGCATGCGGCCGACGACCTGGTGCTGTTCAAGTACATCATCAAGAACACCGCGTGGCAGGCGGGCAAGACCGTGACGTTCATGCCCAAGCCACTGTTCGGCGACAACGGCTCGGGCATGCACGCCCACCAGTCGCTTTGGAAGGACGGCAACCCGCTCTTCCACGACGAGTCCGGCTACGCGGGCCTGTCGGACACGGCGCGCCACTACATCGGCGGCATCCTGCACCACGCACCGTCGCTGCTGGCGTTCACCAACCCGACGGTGAACTCCTACAAGCGCCTGGTGCCGGGCTACGAGGCGCCGATCAACCTGGTCTACAGCCAGCGCAACCGATCGGCCTGCGTGCGTATCCCGATCACGGGCAACAACCCGAAGGCCAAACGCCTCGAGTTCCGCTGCCCCGACAGCTCGGGCAACCCGTACCTGGCGTTCGCGGCGATGATGATGGCCGGCCTAGACGGCATCAAGAAGAAGATGGAGCCGCAGGCGCCGGTCGACAAGGACCTCTACGAGCTGCCGCCGGACGAGGCCGCGGGCATTCCGCAGGCGCCGACGTCGCTCTCGGCGGTGATCGACAAGCTCGAAGAGGACCACGAATACCTCACCGAGGGCGGGGTTTTCACCGAGGACCTGATCGAGACCTGGATCTCCTACAAGCGTGAGAACGAGATTCTGCCGATCCAGATCCGACCTCACCCGTACGAGATCGCGCTGTACTACGACGTGTAA
- a CDS encoding DUF4191 domain-containing protein, with protein MAKTRNKAEQKAAKAEAKATRKEASKQRRGQLWQAFKIQRKEDKRLLPYMIGAFVLIVAASVVAGVFVGGFTMFTLIPLGVVLGALVAFIIFARRAQKSVYRKAEGQAGAAAWALENLRGKWRVTPGVAATGHLDAVHRVIGRPGVIFVGEGSAARVKPLLAQEKKRTARLIGETPIYDFVIGNGEGEVPLGKLERHLTKLPANITVKQMDALESRLAALGSKVGPAAMPKGPMPNAAKMRGMQRTVRRR; from the coding sequence ATGGCGAAGACCCGCAACAAAGCCGAGCAGAAGGCCGCGAAGGCCGAGGCGAAGGCCACTCGTAAAGAGGCATCCAAGCAGCGTCGTGGTCAGCTGTGGCAGGCGTTCAAGATCCAGCGCAAGGAGGACAAGCGCCTTCTGCCGTACATGATCGGCGCGTTCGTGCTGATCGTGGCGGCTTCCGTGGTGGCGGGCGTGTTCGTGGGCGGGTTCACGATGTTCACGCTGATCCCCCTCGGCGTGGTGCTCGGCGCGCTGGTCGCGTTCATCATCTTCGCCCGCAGGGCGCAGAAGTCGGTGTATCGCAAGGCAGAGGGCCAGGCGGGTGCGGCGGCGTGGGCGCTGGAGAATCTGCGAGGAAAGTGGCGGGTGACGCCGGGCGTCGCGGCCACCGGCCATCTGGACGCGGTGCACCGCGTGATCGGTAGGCCGGGGGTGATCTTCGTCGGCGAAGGGTCGGCCGCACGGGTCAAACCGCTACTGGCGCAGGAGAAGAAGCGCACGGCGAGGCTCATCGGCGAGACGCCGATCTATGACTTCGTGATCGGCAACGGCGAGGGCGAGGTCCCGCTGGGCAAGCTGGAACGTCACTTGACGAAGCTGCCTGCGAACATCACCGTCAAGCAGATGGATGCGCTGGAGTCTCGGCTGGCCGCGCTGGGCAGCAAGGTCGGACCGGCGGCAATGCCCAAGGGTCCGATGCCCAACGCAGCGAAGATGCGGGGCATGCAGCGCACGGTGCGCAGGCGCTAG
- a CDS encoding DoxX family protein encodes MTNLDTRLAGYHSPVLSAFRIIFGLLFTLHGSQKLFGWPVAAPGGTAEVGSFPYWWAGLIEFVLGILITVGFFTRIAAFIASGEMAFAYFYQHWPPLSGGGETASFWPIANGGELAILFCFGFLLLATTGAGTLSADARRRGGYGRTADAPPRRVERVADDRYRDDVPRRRGGLFDRFRR; translated from the coding sequence ATGACCAACCTGGACACCCGGTTAGCGGGTTATCACTCCCCTGTTTTGAGCGCTTTCCGCATCATTTTTGGTCTTCTCTTTACGCTGCACGGCTCGCAGAAGCTGTTCGGCTGGCCGGTCGCGGCGCCGGGTGGCACGGCCGAGGTGGGCTCATTTCCGTACTGGTGGGCGGGCCTGATCGAGTTCGTCCTTGGCATCCTGATCACGGTCGGGTTCTTCACCCGGATCGCGGCGTTCATCGCGTCGGGCGAGATGGCGTTCGCGTACTTCTATCAGCATTGGCCGCCGCTCAGCGGTGGCGGCGAGACGGCGAGCTTCTGGCCGATCGCCAACGGGGGCGAATTGGCCATCCTGTTCTGTTTCGGGTTTCTGTTGCTCGCGACGACGGGTGCGGGCACATTGTCGGCCGACGCACGTCGGCGCGGCGGCTACGGGCGTACCGCGGATGCTCCGCCACGACGGGTTGAGCGTGTGGCCGATGACCGTTACCGCGACGATGTACCACGCCGACGGGGCGGCCTGTTCGACCGCTTCCGGCGCTAA
- a CDS encoding RDD family protein — MPSSFGSWLSGPPPVGSGPTDQRPNDYPGQRLGLPQDGPKSLARMGRRIGALLVDWLIAYGLAALLMSFGWISLQILSTAVLVIWLVIGAVSVRLFGFTPGQYALGLIVIPVDNRLHVGFGRALARGLLIALVVPPLFTDTDLRGIHDRLTNTAVVRR, encoded by the coding sequence ATGCCCTCCAGCTTCGGTTCCTGGCTGTCCGGTCCGCCGCCCGTCGGGTCCGGGCCAACCGACCAACGACCTAATGATTATCCCGGTCAGCGCCTGGGTCTACCCCAGGACGGACCGAAATCGCTGGCTCGGATGGGCAGGCGCATCGGGGCCCTCTTGGTCGACTGGCTGATCGCTTACGGGCTGGCCGCCCTGCTCATGTCGTTCGGGTGGATCAGCCTGCAGATCTTGTCCACCGCGGTGCTGGTCATCTGGCTCGTGATCGGCGCGGTGTCGGTCCGGCTGTTCGGGTTCACCCCTGGTCAGTACGCGCTCGGCCTGATCGTCATCCCGGTCGACAACCGTCTGCACGTCGGGTTCGGCCGAGCGCTGGCGCGTGGGCTGCTGATCGCCCTCGTGGTGCCGCCGCTGTTCACCGACACCGATCTGCGCGGCATCCATGATCGGCTGACCAACACTGCGGTGGTGCGGCGCTAG